A region of Candidatus Paceibacterota bacterium DNA encodes the following proteins:
- a CDS encoding ComEC/Rec2 family competence protein, producing MSLLYYEKVRNILFFAIFFGLIVGIVTESYLRFGGSFIFLFLILSIAFSITRYFFERKLLFHSLAIFFLCVSFGAIRADYSEYKYNSIKNELSTLVGTPHEFSGMVVGGVSHGEQTTKFFVSLSGVKSNEGSKNIEGIISVVASRETTVFYGDEIRISGTITEPKSFVTERGDVFDYSAYLATRGAHYVMLYPKISVLGGNKSTGIIGKLVSLKTAFEEKTKAIFGEPEASLLNGILFGANDSLGEPLTTNLKNTSTIHIAVLSGYNIALVVIALLFMTSFLPKLISILFSIIGIVLFVAMVGVEPPAVRSAIMAIVALSGLILGRPYDAGRALFVAIALMLFQNPEIYGNPSFILSCLATFGIIFLTPIFSLLFSSITNRYNFRELLATTISAQLSVTPYLVYLVGVFSVVALPANILVLPVIPLIMIFGFISVLASFVVGVIALPLFAITHVLLSYLISVVSFFGGLSFATISLGIISGIYTLLFYVIMVIVFLFIHRKVRGNEK from the coding sequence ATGTCTCTACTGTATTATGAAAAGGTGAGAAATATTCTATTTTTTGCGATATTTTTTGGTTTAATTGTCGGTATTGTTACTGAATCATATTTACGATTCGGTGGTTCTTTTATATTTTTGTTCTTGATTTTATCAATCGCATTTTCAATAACGAGATATTTTTTTGAAAGGAAACTCCTTTTTCATTCTTTGGCAATATTTTTTCTTTGCGTTTCCTTCGGCGCAATACGCGCCGATTACTCAGAGTACAAATATAATTCAATTAAAAATGAACTCTCGACACTTGTTGGTACCCCGCACGAGTTTAGTGGCATGGTTGTTGGAGGTGTTTCACACGGAGAACAAACAACAAAATTTTTTGTTTCATTAAGCGGGGTGAAAAGTAATGAAGGGAGTAAGAATATTGAAGGAATTATTTCTGTGGTAGCTTCTCGAGAGACTACAGTTTTCTATGGCGATGAAATAAGAATTTCCGGAACGATTACTGAACCAAAAAGTTTTGTTACAGAACGAGGGGATGTTTTTGATTACAGTGCATATCTCGCCACACGCGGAGCGCATTACGTGATGCTTTATCCAAAGATAAGTGTGTTAGGGGGAAATAAAAGCACGGGGATTATCGGTAAACTTGTTTCCTTAAAAACAGCTTTTGAGGAAAAAACAAAAGCAATTTTCGGTGAGCCAGAAGCTAGTCTTCTAAATGGAATTTTATTTGGAGCAAATGATTCACTTGGAGAGCCGTTAACGACAAATCTTAAAAACACATCAACAATTCATATTGCTGTGTTGTCTGGTTATAATATCGCGCTTGTTGTCATTGCACTCTTGTTTATGACTTCGTTTTTACCAAAACTAATTAGTATCCTTTTTTCAATTATTGGAATTGTTTTATTTGTCGCAATGGTTGGAGTAGAGCCACCGGCCGTTCGCTCTGCAATCATGGCTATCGTCGCACTTTCAGGACTAATTTTAGGAAGACCGTATGATGCCGGAAGAGCACTTTTTGTAGCGATAGCGCTCATGCTTTTTCAGAACCCAGAAATTTATGGAAATCCTTCGTTTATACTTTCGTGCCTCGCGACGTTTGGAATAATTTTTCTAACACCAATTTTTTCTTTATTGTTTTCGTCTATAACGAATCGTTACAATTTTCGCGAATTATTAGCAACAACTATTTCAGCCCAACTTTCAGTAACACCTTATTTGGTTTATTTGGTCGGCGTTTTTTCGGTCGTGGCCCTGCCGGCAAATATTCTTGTTCTTCCTGTGATTCCACTTATTATGATTTTTGGGTTTATCTCAGTTCTCGCTAGTTTTGTCGTTGGGGTAATTGCGCTTCCTCTTTTTGCTATTACGCACGTCCTGCTTTCGTATTTAATTAGCGTAGTTTCTTTTTTTGGAGGGCTATCGTTTGCTACGATTTCACTTGGAATAATTTCTGGAATTTATACCTTATTGTTTTATGTCATTATGGTTATAGTTTTTTTGTTTATACACAGAAAGGTAAGAGGAAATGAAAAATAA
- a CDS encoding ComEC/Rec2 family competence protein: MKNNFKQYYAFLFILVILVINVFVWSAVVKEGRAKVLTVAFLDVGVGDAIYIEAPNGNRMLVDGGPDRSVVRELSKLMPFYERSIDVVLATHPDKDHIGGLIDVLRNYDVKNIVTTGATSTTDTDEVFKKAIKDEEKSGAENVVARRGTTIELSPEVFFSILYPISIHAKDQTNDTSVVGILYYGNESFMLTGDAPQKVEKYLVATDGKNLKATVLKLGHHGSKTSSSESFIGNVSPDYAIISTAKKNRYGHPHKEVIDLLKKYNIPTIATYDSGTVIFKTNGETLTHN; this comes from the coding sequence ATGAAAAATAATTTTAAGCAGTATTACGCATTTTTATTTATTTTAGTAATTCTCGTTATTAATGTTTTTGTTTGGTCGGCTGTTGTAAAGGAAGGGCGCGCAAAAGTTCTTACCGTTGCCTTTCTTGATGTTGGTGTTGGAGATGCAATTTATATAGAAGCGCCAAACGGGAACAGAATGCTTGTTGATGGTGGGCCCGACAGAAGCGTTGTTAGAGAGCTTTCAAAGTTGATGCCGTTTTACGAAAGATCAATTGATGTTGTTCTAGCAACTCATCCAGATAAAGATCATATCGGTGGTCTAATAGATGTTTTAAGAAACTACGATGTAAAAAATATTGTGACAACCGGCGCAACATCAACAACAGATACGGACGAGGTATTTAAAAAAGCGATTAAGGATGAAGAAAAAAGCGGGGCGGAAAATGTTGTTGCAAGAAGAGGGACAACAATAGAACTTTCACCAGAAGTTTTTTTCAGTATTCTTTATCCAATTTCTATTCATGCAAAAGACCAAACCAACGATACTTCTGTCGTTGGTATCCTTTATTATGGTAACGAATCGTTTATGTTGACTGGCGATGCTCCACAAAAAGTAGAGAAGTATCTTGTCGCGACGGATGGTAAAAATTTAAAAGCGACAGTTTTAAAACTCGGACACCATGGGTCAAAAACGTCTTCCAGCGAATCTTTCATTGGGAATGTTTCTCCAGATTACGCGATTATCTCCACTGCAAAGAAAAATAGATACGGACATCCACATAAAGAAGTAATTGATTTGTTGAAAAAATATAATATTCCGACGATTGCTACTTACGATTCAGGGACAGTAATCTTTAAAACAAACGGCGAAACTCTTACTCATAATTAA
- a CDS encoding 50S ribosomal protein L28, whose translation MAKICPICERGSLVVGGYSNRIRATKFNPTGKVRAQVNLQWAKMTDGKRQKICTRCMKAGKHLLHPSTK comes from the coding sequence ATGGCAAAAATTTGTCCAATTTGTGAGCGAGGAAGTTTGGTCGTAGGCGGATATTCAAACCGAATTCGCGCGACAAAATTCAACCCAACCGGGAAAGTACGAGCCCAGGTTAATTTGCAATGGGCAAAAATGACTGACGGGAAGCGCCAAAAAATATGTACCCGCTGTATGAAAGCAGGTAAACATCTCCTTCACCCATCTACTAAATAA
- a CDS encoding site-2 protease family protein, with protein sequence MQEIDFIFTIAALIMSVVVHEVSHGYVADILGDGTARFSGRLTLNPLKHLDPIGSFLIPVLSYFSAGFLFGWAKPVPYNPYNLKNQRWGELMVAGAGPLSNFLIAIVFGLIIRFSSELGINSVAFLSLSASIVFLNIILGVFNLVPIPPLDGSKVLFSILPVKLGYIQENLERYWPIALVVFVLFLWQFIAPVARFLFSFIVGVPF encoded by the coding sequence ATGCAAGAAATTGACTTCATTTTCACAATCGCGGCCTTAATTATGTCGGTCGTTGTTCACGAAGTTTCTCATGGGTATGTGGCAGACATTTTAGGTGATGGAACCGCTCGTTTTTCAGGCAGGTTAACTCTTAACCCCTTAAAACACCTTGACCCGATAGGCTCTTTTTTAATTCCAGTCCTTTCTTATTTTTCGGCTGGTTTTCTTTTTGGTTGGGCAAAACCAGTGCCATATAATCCATATAATTTAAAAAATCAAAGATGGGGTGAGTTGATGGTTGCGGGAGCTGGTCCACTTTCTAACTTTTTAATCGCAATTGTTTTCGGTTTGATTATTCGCTTTTCTTCAGAGCTCGGGATAAATAGTGTCGCTTTTCTTTCCCTCTCTGCTTCGATTGTCTTTCTTAATATAATTTTAGGAGTTTTCAATCTGGTTCCGATTCCACCACTTGATGGTTCAAAGGTTCTTTTCTCAATTTTGCCCGTGAAACTTGGATATATTCAAGAGAATCTAGAGCGTTATTGGCCAATTGCTCTTGTTGTTTTTGTTCTTTTCCTTTGGCAGTTTATTGCCCCAGTAGCTCGTTTTTTGTTCAGTTTTATAGTCGGAGTCCCGTTTTAG
- the rpsL gene encoding 30S ribosomal protein S12 translates to MPTINQLAKRGRKKIIRKPKAVALLKGFNAIQNRPIYYNSPFKRGVCTKVTTTTPKKPNSALRKIARVRLTNGMEVTAYIPGIKHNLQEHAVVVLRGGRVKDLTGVRYHIVRGVLDTTGVENRKQSRSLYGAKKAKAGAKK, encoded by the coding sequence ATGCCAACAATCAATCAGCTCGCAAAACGAGGACGAAAGAAAATCATCCGCAAACCAAAAGCGGTGGCTTTGCTCAAGGGTTTTAATGCTATTCAGAATCGTCCAATTTATTACAACTCTCCATTTAAGAGAGGTGTTTGTACAAAAGTTACAACAACGACACCAAAGAAACCTAACTCCGCTCTCCGTAAAATCGCCCGTGTTCGTCTTACAAATGGAATGGAAGTGACTGCATATATTCCTGGAATCAAACACAATCTTCAGGAACACGCCGTTGTTGTCCTTCGTGGTGGTCGTGTTAAGGACCTAACTGGAGTTCGATACCACATTGTTCGTGGTGTACTCGATACGACAGGTGTTGAAAACCGCAAGCAGAGTCGTAGTCTTTATGGAGCTAAAAAAGCTAAGGCTGGTGCAAAAAAATAA
- the rpsG gene encoding 30S ribosomal protein S7, whose amino-acid sequence MRKKVKNRNIPGPDLQYNSPKVEKFINYVMGSGKKNTARKIVYGAFDIIKEKTKNPNPLEIFDLALKNASPVMEVRSRRIGGANYQVPREVRPERRMMLAYRWMIDAAKSGKGRPMHEKLADELIGASKNEGVAIKKRDDTHKMAEANKAFAHFTW is encoded by the coding sequence ATGAGAAAAAAAGTTAAAAATCGAAATATCCCTGGACCAGACCTCCAATACAACTCTCCAAAAGTAGAGAAGTTTATAAACTATGTTATGGGAAGCGGAAAGAAAAACACTGCTCGTAAGATTGTTTACGGAGCTTTTGATATTATTAAGGAAAAGACAAAGAACCCTAATCCGCTTGAGATTTTTGATCTAGCTCTCAAGAACGCGAGCCCAGTGATGGAAGTTCGTTCGCGCCGAATCGGTGGGGCAAATTATCAGGTTCCTCGCGAAGTTAGACCAGAAAGACGCATGATGCTCGCATATCGATGGATGATTGATGCGGCGAAGTCAGGAAAAGGACGACCAATGCACGAAAAACTAGCCGACGAATTAATCGGAGCAAGTAAAAATGAAGGTGTCGCTATTAAGAAAAGAGACGATACCCACAAAATGGCGGAAGCAAACAAGGCATTTGCCCATTTTACCTGGTAA
- the fusA gene encoding elongation factor G, protein MNRDYPLEKTRNFGIIAHIDAGKTTTTERVLYYTGKSHKIGEVHEGDTVMDWMEQERERGITITSAATTCFWVPTYEGGDKAKGFRFNIIDTPGHIDFTVEVKRSLRVLDGAVVVFDGVAGVEPQSETNWRYADEGRVPRVCFINKLDRTGASFEKSYQSILDRLSKNAVRVQIPIGEEDKHEGVVDLLKMKAYHFEGNMGDDVIESEIPENLKADAAKYRNELVEKIVENDEKFLSEYLEGKEISIEDLKKIMRKAVIENKIFPVYCGSALKNKGVQLVLDGVVEYLPAPTDILPAKGTDPRTGAEITRPASDEEPFSALAFKLQTDPFVGQLTFFRVYSGTVEAGSYLYNSTTGEKERLGRILRMHANQREEVKKVFAGEIAAAVGLKTTRTSDTLCDEANPILLERIVFAEPVISLRIEPKTKADQEKMGMALRKLADEDPTFKVSSDTETGETIISGMGELHLEIIVDRMKREFSVEANVGKPQVAYKETITKEAEVDNKYIRQTGGRGQYGHVKIKIKPLSKEIPENIPRNTKREKGFEFINNIKGGVIPLEYIPAVEKGLREGMDRGVLAGFKLVDISVDLYDGSFHEVDSSEIAFKIAASQALQEAARRAGAVILEPIMKVEVVTPEKFMGDITGNLSSKRAQIEGMSDRGMLKVVSAKVPLSEMFGYMTSLRSLTEGRAGFTMEFDHYDIVPANIAKTIIESRTTGSTEAK, encoded by the coding sequence ATGAATCGCGACTACCCATTAGAAAAAACAAGAAACTTCGGAATTATTGCTCACATTGATGCTGGTAAAACAACCACGACTGAACGCGTGCTTTACTACACTGGAAAATCACACAAGATTGGTGAAGTTCACGAAGGGGATACCGTTATGGATTGGATGGAACAGGAGCGTGAGCGCGGTATCACAATCACTTCTGCTGCCACAACTTGTTTTTGGGTTCCTACCTACGAAGGTGGAGATAAAGCGAAAGGATTCCGTTTTAATATTATTGATACCCCAGGACACATCGACTTCACTGTTGAGGTGAAGCGTAGTTTGCGTGTTCTTGACGGTGCTGTTGTTGTTTTTGACGGTGTTGCTGGGGTTGAGCCACAATCAGAAACAAACTGGCGCTATGCCGACGAAGGACGTGTGCCACGTGTTTGTTTTATCAACAAACTAGACCGTACCGGTGCATCTTTTGAAAAATCGTACCAGTCAATTTTGGACAGACTAAGCAAGAATGCAGTTCGCGTTCAGATTCCTATTGGTGAAGAAGATAAACACGAAGGCGTTGTTGATTTGCTTAAGATGAAGGCTTATCACTTTGAGGGGAATATGGGAGATGATGTTATTGAGAGTGAAATTCCAGAAAACCTTAAGGCTGATGCTGCAAAATACCGAAATGAACTCGTTGAAAAAATTGTTGAGAATGATGAAAAATTCTTAAGTGAATATCTCGAAGGAAAAGAAATCTCCATTGAGGATTTAAAAAAGATAATGCGTAAGGCTGTTATCGAAAACAAGATTTTCCCTGTTTATTGTGGTTCTGCTTTGAAAAACAAAGGAGTTCAGCTTGTGTTGGACGGTGTTGTTGAATACTTACCAGCTCCAACAGATATTCTTCCAGCAAAAGGTACTGACCCAAGAACAGGAGCAGAGATTACACGCCCCGCTTCAGACGAAGAGCCATTTTCAGCTCTTGCTTTCAAGCTTCAGACTGACCCATTCGTTGGTCAGCTTACTTTCTTCCGTGTTTACTCTGGAACAGTTGAGGCTGGTTCATATTTGTATAACTCAACGACAGGCGAAAAAGAGCGTCTCGGCCGAATTCTTAGAATGCACGCCAATCAACGCGAAGAAGTGAAAAAAGTTTTTGCTGGAGAAATTGCGGCAGCCGTTGGTCTGAAAACAACAAGAACATCAGACACTCTTTGTGATGAAGCGAACCCTATTCTTTTGGAGCGTATTGTTTTTGCTGAACCAGTTATTTCTCTTCGCATCGAGCCAAAAACAAAAGCAGACCAAGAAAAAATGGGTATGGCTTTGCGCAAACTCGCTGATGAGGACCCAACCTTCAAAGTTTCATCTGATACAGAAACAGGAGAGACAATCATTTCTGGTATGGGTGAATTACACCTTGAAATTATTGTTGATCGTATGAAGCGTGAGTTTTCTGTTGAGGCAAATGTTGGTAAACCACAAGTTGCTTACAAAGAAACAATCACCAAAGAAGCAGAAGTTGATAATAAATACATTCGTCAGACTGGTGGTCGTGGACAGTACGGTCATGTGAAAATTAAAATCAAACCTCTTTCAAAAGAAATTCCTGAAAACATACCAAGAAACACAAAGCGTGAAAAAGGATTTGAATTTATCAACAATATCAAGGGAGGTGTTATTCCGCTTGAATATATTCCAGCCGTTGAAAAAGGTTTGCGTGAAGGTATGGATAGAGGAGTACTCGCAGGTTTCAAATTAGTGGATATTTCTGTCGATCTTTATGACGGTTCGTTCCACGAAGTGGACTCGTCTGAAATTGCTTTCAAGATTGCAGCCTCACAGGCCTTACAGGAAGCAGCACGTAGAGCAGGCGCAGTTATTCTCGAGCCAATTATGAAGGTTGAAGTTGTTACTCCTGAAAAATTCATGGGTGATATAACTGGAAATCTTTCTTCAAAGCGTGCACAGATTGAAGGTATGTCAGACCGTGGAATGCTTAAGGTTGTTTCAGCAAAAGTTCCACTATCTGAAATGTTCGGCTACATGACGTCACTTCGCTCTCTTACCGAAGGACGTGCAGGGTTTACAATGGAATTCGATCATTACGACATTGTTCCTGCAAACATTGCAAAAACTATTATCGAAAGTAGAACTACCGGCTCTACAGAAGCCAAGTAA
- the tuf gene encoding elongation factor Tu yields the protein MAEEFKRDKPHVNVGTIGHVDHGKTTLTAAILHVLNLAGKKVKMKSVDQIDSAPEEKARGITIALSHNEYESDTRHYAHIDAPGHADYIKNMITGAAQMDGAILVVAATDGAMPQTREHVLLAHQVGVPKMVVFLNKCDMVEDKDLIDLVEEELRELLEKNGYDKNAPIIRGSGLKGLEATSADDEWAKKILELITALDEYVPVPERDVTKPFLMPVEDIFSIEGRGTVVTGRIERGVVKVGEEIEIVGLKDTVKTTVTGIEMFNKTLNEGMAGDNAGILVRGIKKEDITRGQVLAKTGSVTPHTDFEAEVYILKKEEGGRHTPFFSGYKPQFYIRTTDVTGDVTLPEGVEMVMPGDTMKFKVKLVAPVALEEKQRFAIREGGKTVGAGAVTKITA from the coding sequence ATGGCAGAAGAATTTAAGCGTGATAAGCCTCACGTAAATGTTGGTACCATTGGTCACGTTGATCACGGCAAAACAACTCTTACAGCGGCTATCCTACACGTCCTCAACCTTGCCGGTAAAAAGGTTAAAATGAAGTCGGTCGACCAAATTGACTCGGCGCCTGAAGAAAAGGCCCGTGGTATTACTATTGCCCTTTCGCACAACGAGTATGAGTCTGACACACGTCACTATGCTCACATTGATGCTCCAGGACACGCTGACTACATCAAGAACATGATTACTGGTGCTGCTCAGATGGACGGTGCAATCCTCGTGGTTGCAGCGACAGACGGTGCAATGCCACAAACTCGTGAACACGTTCTCTTGGCTCACCAGGTTGGTGTTCCTAAGATGGTTGTTTTCCTTAACAAGTGCGATATGGTTGAAGACAAAGACCTTATCGACCTAGTTGAAGAAGAACTTCGTGAATTACTTGAGAAGAACGGATACGACAAAAATGCTCCAATCATCCGTGGTTCAGGCCTTAAGGGTCTTGAAGCTACATCAGCTGATGATGAATGGGCAAAGAAGATTCTTGAGCTTATTACAGCTCTTGATGAATACGTTCCAGTTCCAGAGCGTGATGTTACAAAACCTTTCCTTATGCCAGTTGAAGACATTTTCTCAATCGAAGGACGCGGTACTGTTGTTACAGGCCGTATCGAAAGAGGTGTTGTTAAGGTTGGTGAGGAAATCGAAATTGTTGGATTGAAAGATACAGTGAAGACAACAGTTACTGGAATTGAAATGTTCAACAAGACATTGAATGAAGGTATGGCTGGAGACAACGCTGGAATCCTTGTTCGTGGAATCAAGAAGGAAGACATTACTCGTGGTCAGGTTTTGGCCAAGACCGGTTCTGTTACTCCACACACTGACTTTGAAGCAGAAGTTTACATTTTGAAGAAGGAAGAAGGAGGTCGTCACACACCATTCTTCTCAGGTTACAAGCCTCAGTTTTACATCCGTACAACGGACGTGACTGGAGACGTGACTCTTCCAGAAGGTGTTGAAATGGTTATGCCTGGAGACACAATGAAGTTCAAAGTGAAGCTCGTTGCTCCAGTTGCCCTTGAAGAAAAACAGCGTTTTGCTATCCGTGAAGGAGGTAAGACAGTTGGTGCAGGCGCCGTAACAAAGATTACCGCATAA
- the rpsJ gene encoding 30S ribosomal protein S10 encodes MRVRAYESKILDASVKQIIDTALRYDAKLVGPIPLPTEIKKYTVNRSSFVYKNAREQFEMRIHKRVIDILNPSAKIIEALTNMNLPSGVDIDVKML; translated from the coding sequence ATAAGAGTGCGAGCGTATGAGAGCAAGATTCTCGACGCTTCGGTAAAACAAATTATCGATACAGCACTCCGTTATGATGCGAAGCTCGTTGGACCAATTCCACTTCCTACCGAAATAAAGAAGTACACAGTCAATCGTTCATCATTCGTCTACAAAAATGCGCGAGAGCAATTTGAGATGCGAATTCATAAGCGAGTAATTGATATTCTGAACCCTTCGGCAAAGATTATCGAAGCGCTCACAAACATGAATCTCCCATCAGGCGTTGATATCGATGTGAAGATGCTCTAA
- the rplC gene encoding 50S ribosomal protein L3: protein MKFLLGVKKNMEQFFSEDGRAFAVTIISATPSTVLRTKTAKSDGYSAVQIGHGEKREKLLSKAELGQRKGFANFRKLKEFRMPEEKLGEYKSGDVLDVSQFEVGDKVAISGVSKGKGFQGVVKRHGFGGGRRSHGQKHSEREPGAIGGSGGRAGGRVAKGIRMAGRMGSDRVTVKNLLVAAVDKENNTLLIKGALPGKPGTLLEIRKIS from the coding sequence ATGAAATTTTTATTGGGTGTAAAAAAGAATATGGAACAGTTTTTCTCCGAAGACGGGAGAGCTTTTGCTGTAACAATAATTTCCGCTACTCCATCTACAGTTCTACGCACCAAAACAGCAAAATCTGACGGATATTCTGCTGTACAGATTGGTCACGGAGAAAAAAGAGAGAAACTTCTTTCAAAAGCCGAATTAGGTCAGAGAAAGGGTTTTGCTAATTTTCGTAAATTGAAAGAATTCAGAATGCCAGAAGAAAAACTTGGTGAATATAAGTCTGGTGATGTACTAGATGTTTCTCAGTTTGAAGTTGGTGATAAGGTTGCCATCTCAGGCGTTTCAAAAGGAAAGGGTTTTCAGGGTGTTGTTAAGCGTCATGGATTCGGCGGAGGTCGTCGTTCCCATGGACAAAAGCACAGTGAACGTGAACCAGGGGCAATCGGTGGTTCTGGAGGTCGTGCTGGAGGTCGTGTTGCAAAGGGTATCCGTATGGCTGGCCGTATGGGTTCTGATCGTGTTACGGTTAAGAATCTTTTAGTTGCTGCTGTCGATAAAGAGAACAACACACTTTTAATCAAAGGAGCTCTTCCAGGGAAACCAGGAACACTTCTTGAGATTAGAAAAATTTCATAA
- the rplD gene encoding 50S ribosomal protein L4 → MEKAKTQKNKAVASVKKVRPALDMNAKVYGQDGKDKGTIELPKGVFAVKWNNDLVHQVMLSMQSNARAGTAHTKSRGEVRGGGRKPWAQKGTGRARHGSSRSPIWRGGGVTFGPRAEKNYDRKINKKMKAKALYAVLSKKFTDGEIIFIDTLKLGAPKTKDAKAIFDKIIVGAKLTKTTMKKRNTAYLALGAKDVEVEKSFRNLPNLETGNIRDLNLLSLLNHRYIMISEPKESVSFLEAKIK, encoded by the coding sequence ATGGAAAAGGCTAAAACACAAAAGAATAAAGCAGTCGCTAGCGTAAAAAAGGTACGCCCTGCTCTTGATATGAACGCAAAGGTTTATGGTCAGGACGGTAAAGACAAAGGCACAATTGAACTTCCAAAGGGTGTCTTCGCTGTTAAGTGGAACAACGACTTAGTACATCAGGTAATGCTTTCAATGCAATCAAATGCTCGCGCCGGAACCGCTCACACAAAGAGTAGAGGAGAGGTTCGTGGTGGTGGTAGAAAGCCTTGGGCTCAAAAAGGAACTGGCCGTGCACGACACGGATCTTCAAGAAGTCCTATTTGGCGTGGTGGAGGTGTGACTTTTGGTCCACGTGCCGAGAAAAACTACGATCGTAAGATAAACAAGAAGATGAAAGCAAAAGCTCTTTACGCTGTTTTGTCTAAGAAGTTTACCGATGGTGAGATTATTTTTATCGACACACTAAAACTTGGAGCACCAAAAACAAAAGACGCAAAAGCTATTTTTGATAAAATCATTGTTGGAGCAAAACTTACAAAGACCACAATGAAGAAGCGTAACACTGCTTATCTCGCGCTCGGAGCAAAAGATGTTGAGGTAGAAAAGAGTTTCCGTAATCTTCCAAACCTTGAGACTGGCAATATCCGCGATTTGAACCTACTTTCGTTGCTTAATCATCGTTACATCATGATTTCTGAGCCGAAAGAAAGCGTTTCTTTTTTGGAAGCAAAAATTAAATAA
- the rplW gene encoding 50S ribosomal protein L23: MARTAKTEEVKGVAVKAKVQSSAKQAKNTGAYTLVRPRITEKASLLASSNVYTLNVPSEMNKIEIAKVVQKLYKVKAIKITVATIRKKNIFNRGKWGVKGGGKKAYVFLKKGDSIDFA, encoded by the coding sequence ATGGCACGAACAGCAAAAACAGAAGAAGTTAAAGGAGTCGCAGTTAAGGCGAAGGTTCAATCTTCGGCAAAACAGGCGAAAAACACAGGCGCATATACGCTTGTTCGCCCACGCATCACAGAAAAAGCATCCCTCCTTGCTTCTTCAAACGTCTATACACTTAATGTTCCTAGTGAAATGAACAAGATTGAAATTGCAAAAGTTGTACAGAAGCTTTATAAAGTGAAGGCAATCAAAATCACCGTCGCAACTATTAGAAAGAAAAATATTTTCAATCGTGGCAAGTGGGGCGTTAAGGGTGGCGGAAAGAAAGCCTATGTATTCTTAAAGAAAGGCGATTCAATTGATTTTGCATAA
- the rplB gene encoding 50S ribosomal protein L2: protein MKTYKPTSPSRRHMTVVPYRGVITHTEPLKALTTGRKRDSGRNSAGRITTRHKGGGHKRLFRDIDFKYNKFDIPAKIASVEYDPNRTGFIGLAVYADGEKRYVLLPKSVEVGKSFIVSETAPIAPGNRMPLKQVPVGTFVYNVELKPKGGSKIARGAGVYVEVIANNDGYTHLKMPSSEVRKVSDKCYACIGQVSNEEHGLRNVGKAGRSRWMGIRPTVRGTAMNPVDHPHGGGEGRQGRGLRRAKSKWGKPTGKGQKTRTPKKYSNVFIVSRRKVGKKR from the coding sequence ATGAAAACCTATAAACCAACATCACCATCACGAAGACACATGACAGTTGTGCCTTATCGTGGAGTTATTACACACACAGAGCCATTAAAAGCGCTTACCACAGGTCGTAAGCGAGATAGTGGGCGTAATTCTGCTGGACGTATAACAACTCGACACAAAGGAGGCGGACACAAAAGACTCTTCCGTGATATTGATTTTAAATATAATAAATTCGACATTCCAGCAAAGATTGCGAGCGTTGAATATGACCCAAACCGGACTGGTTTTATAGGTCTTGCTGTTTATGCTGACGGGGAAAAGCGTTACGTTCTTCTTCCTAAGTCAGTAGAAGTTGGCAAATCTTTCATCGTTAGCGAGACTGCTCCTATTGCTCCAGGAAACCGCATGCCATTAAAACAAGTTCCAGTTGGTACGTTTGTGTACAACGTAGAACTAAAACCTAAGGGAGGCTCAAAAATTGCGCGAGGAGCCGGTGTTTACGTGGAGGTTATCGCCAATAACGACGGTTACACGCACTTGAAGATGCCATCAAGCGAAGTCAGAAAAGTTTCTGATAAGTGTTACGCTTGTATCGGTCAGGTTTCAAACGAAGAACACGGACTACGTAATGTTGGTAAGGCTGGACGTTCACGATGGATGGGTATTCGCCCAACAGTTCGTGGAACAGCTATGAACCCAGTTGATCACCCACACGGTGGAGGTGAAGGACGCCAGGGTCGCGGTCTTCGTCGCGCAAAGAGTAAGTGGGGTAAACCAACAGGAAAGGGTCAAAAGACACGAACTCCTAAGAAATATTCAAACGTTTTCATTGTTTCTCGAAGAAAAGTTGGAAAGAAACGATAA